The sequence below is a genomic window from Silene latifolia isolate original U9 population unplaced genomic scaffold, ASM4854445v1 scaffold_20.1, whole genome shotgun sequence.
AATTATTCACATGTTTACATGGTCGAATCACGTTCTTTTTtattatttgaattttttgtcTTTCTTAATTAAGTCAAGCTTGATTAAAGGGTATAACCATGGCATAATTATGTTTAGCATGTAAATAAGAAATTATGCCCTGGTTATACCCTTTAATCAAGCTTAGAGACATCATTAATCAACTCGGGTAGTGTTTTTTGAAGCCTATTAGCCAATATTTTTCACTAATAGGTTTGTATACTAGAATGCAAGCAGGCCAGGGGTCTGAAGTGTTGGATAGTTTTAAGAACCTCTTTTTTGGGAATGATTGCAAATATGATTTGGTATTCAGTTTCTTCGTCATTCTCCCTTTCCTATAGAATTTTTCAAAATAAGATCAGTGTGCATAGCCCTTTGACATTCATTATCTAATTCTTGTTTAAAAGCCTTTACCCTACTACTTAAACTAGTAAAACTTGTCTTATGCATAAGGGGGGATCAAAGCTTGTCTAACCCTTTTCAACCTTAAAAACATACAACTGAAACATGGCAGTCTCATAAGCAGAAACTTCCCAAGCATCTTCAACTGTTTTGAGTAGAATCTTTATGCCCTATCCAACAATTAAGAAAACTAAAATTTCTCTTAACAATATAAGCATCATAAACACAAACTAGGAGAGGGGAATGATTAGATAATATTCAAGTGAATGAAAGTATTAGAATCCCTGATATGAACCTCACAGTGGACATATTGATCATGAACAACATTACTGACAACAATAGTGGAAGGATTATAAAATAGCCAATTTCTCCCCAAACTTTTATTGCTAATAATATCATAATTATAAAACTTATTTACATGCTAAACTTTTATGTCTCTAAGCTTGGTTTACTTTTATGCTCGTCGCTCTCCGTTGTATTATACTGTCTCAGTGGGTTTTTGTACGAGTAATAGCAAATTTATGTAAAAATATTCGCCCTAGCATGTATGGTGGTTGGAGTGATTGAGATTACCCTTTTATTTCAGTCCCTCGATTAAAAGTCAAGTGTTGGTTGTATGCTTGTGTAGGCATGTCGATGATTCAAAGGCTCTTTGGAGGCTTGCCCAACTGCTCGAAGATTTTCCGTACTTACTGCACACTAGCTTGCGGTATGAGATCAGCCTACGATGGCCAGTTCCGTCTTCTTGGACCTCCAGAGTTATACCGCACACATCCGTCTTGcccatctaataataataataataataataataataatgatataagaGTAAATGATGTCAAGGAGGAGGCCACACCAAAATCCAGTACAGGTGACCCATTCATGGATGCAATGATGAACAAGTACAACGCCTACAATCAAGTAGTACCTCCGGAAATGATGGGATATACAGAAAACTACTCCCCAACTTACCTCACCTCTGGGAATCCGTGCCTGGATTATTTTTTCCATGTGGTCCCGAGTACACCAGCTGATCAGGTCACCAAACGATTGGAATCTGCGTGGGAGCAAGACCCATTAACAGCACTTAAGCTTGTGTGCAATCTGAGGGGGGTTAGAGGGACCGGTAAAAATGACCGTAAAGGCTTCTATGCTTGTGCTCTCTGGATTCACCACCACCATCCTAAAACCCTAGCTGCCAATGTTGAACCCATTGCTGAGTTCGGATATTTCAAGGACCTTCTAGAAATCTTGTATCGTCTAGTCAATGGCCCTCAAGGTAATACCTTTGTCAGAAAGTGGCCCCACGGTGCTGACCCCACAACTTACAAGCGCAAGTCCGAAGAAGAAAAGAGACTTGAGGCAGCCGGAAAGGGGATGAGTAAGTACAACGACGATCCTAACTACCGTTTCTTGCATGCTCAGGTATCCCAACTCTTTTCGTATTATCTGAAATCCGATATGGAGCAACTTACATCCGGGAAGTGCAACAAGTTAAGCCTGGCAGCCAAATGGTGCCCTTCTTTGGACTCATCTTTCGACAGGTGCACTTTGATGTGCGAGAGCATAGCGAGAAATCTATTTCCACGTGATAAATACCCCGAATACCAAGGAATTGAAGACTCCCATTACGCATATCGAATAAGAGATCGGCTAAGGAAAGAGGTTCTTGTCCCTTTGCGTAGAGCACTAAAGCTCCCTGAGGTATACATCAGTGCCCATGAATGGAGCTCCATCGACTACTCACGGGTCGCATCCATTGCCATGACCAACTACACTGACCTATTTCATAAACACGATGAGGAACGGTTCCAATGGTTCCTCAAGAGAGTCGAGAAAGGAGAGGCAAAGATAGCAGCTGGAGCGTTACTCCCTCACCAAATAGTCAACAAGGTCAGGCACGAAGACGACCAAGTTGCGGAGCTCCAATGGAAGACAATTGTGGAGGAGCTTTCGGCATTGGGAAAGCTCAAAAACTGCCTGGCCATATGCGATGTATCTGGGAGCATGGAAGGAGAGCCCTTGGACGTGAGCGTTGCTCTTGGATTGTTAATTTCTGAACTAAGTGAGGAGCCATGGAAGGGGAAATTAATCACATTCAGCATGTGGCCGCAGTTTCAAGTCATCCAGGGTGAAAGTCTTTCTTCTAAGATAAACTGTATCGAAAGGATGCATTGGAATATGAACACGAATTTCCAAAGGGTGTTTGATAGAATCCTTGAAGTTGCAATTGAAGGGAAACTCACAGAAGACGAGATGATTAAGCGGCTTTTCGTGTTCAGTGACATGGAGTTTGATCAGGCATCGGCTAATGATTGGGAGACTAATGATTGGGAGACTGACTACGAGGCAATTGTGAGGAAGTTCAATGAGAGAGGGTTTACGAGGGTCCCTGAGATCGTGTTCTGGAACCTGAGGAACTCAAGTGCAACCCCTGTTCTGAGCCATCAGCCAGGGGTGGCCATGGTCAGTGGGTTTTCCAAGAACTTAATAAAGGTGTTTATTCAAGAAGACGGGTGTCTAAGCCCCGTCAAGACCATGGAAGCTGCCATTTCCGGTAAGGAGTACCAGAAACTTGTTGTCGTGGATTAGTATCAccttttttttatgattttttctttgtttttaggGAATAGAGTTTGCTTTAAGTATCTGCTGGTGAATTTGTCTTCCTCGCTCTTTTTATTTCGGGTTGTTATAGACAAGTTATTTCAATTCAGGTTATAATGCAAACTTGTTAAGTGTTTCAGGTTATCCTTGCCGTTTAAATAATACTCCATTACTGTAAAAGATGGCATCAAAACACTATATTCCCTGAAACTGATACGAAAATTACTTGGAACTTTAGTTGTAGCGGAAGCAAATTACTAACTCGAGACCTATTGGGTTATAGAATTCAGAATACGAGCGCAAGTTGAGGCCTTTTTGTGCAATATGAGGAGatggaagggaaagggttttgtggttgatgatgagggtgttaaTGAGGTTCTTAATGGGAAAATAGGAGCTCATGTTAGAACTGTTTAAGATTTCTTAGCGAGTTAATATGTACAGTATTCTTTATGTAATTAGCTTAGAAGATATGATGGGGTATATTGCTATTATGCCAGGTTTATAGACATTATAGTTGCTGCTTGAATAGAATCAGAGTGTTGGGGTTTGAAGAACTTTATCAATTTTCCCGTTTGGACGCGTTTCTCTGTATCCAGAAAAAAAAAGAGGCGATCAGAAAAAAAATATGCAGCCACGCTTACCCGGCCGCCTAGACCTTCCCCACCCAAAATTGTCTTGATGAAATTGGTATTTGCACTGCTGACCTTTCAAACATTGCCAATGTTGTTCCCTCTGGAATCCTTGAATAACAGTACAACCATATATATATGGAACTATTCTTTGGGTCTCATAGTTTGACTAACCCTTCCTAAtcatttttaatcttgtattgCTGTTGTCTTTGATCTTCACTGTAAAGTAGGGAGTAGCATACTAATATGTAGCCAAGAAATTACGAGGCAGTGGTGGGTCTCATATTCACAAGTTGAGCCAGGAAAAATGACACATACAATCTTTTTGAGCCGAAACTCAATACAATAATAATTTTAAGTTGAAACTCAATACAATAATACGGAGTAATTTTAAGTCGAACCTTGACACAAAGTAACAGTAGCGTTTTTTGTAGACTTATAACCTGCCATTTTAATTAGTTAATTGTGGTGATCTTGGCTAGAACCTCTGAAAAATTCTACAACCCTTGAGTTTGACGAAGCAAACGAAAGGAGTTCTAGATCACGTTCAAAAATGGTCATATCATCTTCACTTAAAGTAACCCAAGCTTCAATTCCACTCCGATCCCTTGTTTGACTCAATGCAAATGTGTTTTTATACCCCAAACTAACCAAACTCTGCCAAATTGGCTTCCCCCATCCAAAATCGGCGGCATCGTACAGTCCATCTCCACATGTGCTAAGGCACTTAAAGAAATCAACATCCTCCTTTCTTAGCAAGGTTCCAGCCTCTTTGAATAGTTCGCGTATCACTGAGTACGCGTCCTTCCCTTGTAGCTTCTTCGCGTAGTTGTTGATGGCCTCTGTTTTCCCCTGCCTTTGCTTTGCTACCAAATCACACATacatatgttgttgttgttgtcttccATCTTAGCAACGTAGTAACCAACCAGGTTACCAATGGTAGTGCTTGGCAATGGCGGTGTGGTTCTCTTACGAATGTTCATTGACTGGGACATCACTGAATATCGCTTATCCCGTGAATTTGCTCTTGATGCCTGTTCCGAGACCACCAAAGACTTTGTTACTTACGTACAATAGAGTaatgaatttaattaatttagagtttatattattaaatcaaatatatatGTTTCTCAGTTGCCAAAAATAATCTTTTGTAATGAACAACAAATATAGTAAGTTTATTCAGTTTGAGCTTTATAGGCAAATTTGACCTTGGTGGCACATTTCCATAGAAGGGAGGACACGACCTCAACTCGTGTAGGCCGAGAAACATCTTGACTAGCACCCCTTGTCCTAAGCTCTGCGATCTTGGATGCTTCAAATACAAACCTTCTGGTGGATGTCCGATCCATGCGTAGGTTCAACGAATCTTGTGTGATCGAGGAATCCATGGGAGGGAACAAAGACGAGGCCAGGTACTCGGGAATAACTCTATTGCCCGAGCAAGAAGCAATATCGGACCAACCCCTCATGAAAGCGGACACAGTCCCGCCATCAGTGATCTTATGTGACCAGCAAATCCCTAATGCCATCCCTCCACACTCGAATGTATTGGTTTGAACATGAGCCAATTGGTGATGATCATCATCACCAACCATTCTCATATTTCGAGACTCTATATCAACCGGAAGCAAGTGTTTTAGGGCATTAGCGTTAGGTTGTTTTAGGAAGTCATTCAAACGGGTGTTAACATGTGCCATGGAAAATGCAACACCCGCGTCATTACAATCAATCGATACATGGTCTTTTATCCTCCCGGCAAAGGGATAGAAGTCGGTCAAGAAAGGGGAAAGCGATTTCTTGAGGTATT
It includes:
- the LOC141638225 gene encoding uncharacterized protein LOC141638225 — encoded protein: MSMIQRLFGGLPNCSKIFRTYCTLACGMRSAYDGQFRLLGPPELYRTHPSCPSNNNNNNNNNNDIRVNDVKEEATPKSSTGDPFMDAMMNKYNAYNQVVPPEMMGYTENYSPTYLTSGNPCLDYFFHVVPSTPADQVTKRLESAWEQDPLTALKLVCNLRGVRGTGKNDRKGFYACALWIHHHHPKTLAANVEPIAEFGYFKDLLEILYRLVNGPQGNTFVRKWPHGADPTTYKRKSEEEKRLEAAGKGMSKYNDDPNYRFLHAQVSQLFSYYLKSDMEQLTSGKCNKLSLAAKWCPSLDSSFDRCTLMCESIARNLFPRDKYPEYQGIEDSHYAYRIRDRLRKEVLVPLRRALKLPEVYISAHEWSSIDYSRVASIAMTNYTDLFHKHDEERFQWFLKRVEKGEAKIAAGALLPHQIVNKVRHEDDQVAELQWKTIVEELSALGKLKNCLAICDVSGSMEGEPLDVSVALGLLISELSEEPWKGKLITFSMWPQFQVIQGESLSSKINCIERMHWNMNTNFQRVFDRILEVAIEGKLTEDEMIKRLFVFSDMEFDQASANDWETNDWETDYEAIVRKFNERGFTRVPEIVFWNLRNSSATPVLSHQPGVAMVSGFSKNLIKVFIQEDGCLSPVKTMEAAISGKEYQKLVVVD
- the LOC141638283 gene encoding epi-neemfruitin B 7-O-acetyltransferse L7AT-like, with protein sequence MANAMKVVRLGREYIKPSSPTPLHLRNFKLSLLDQLAPSVYASMVFFYPMEHSHGHPKIEARHRVEYLKKSLSPFLTDFYPFAGRIKDHVSIDCNDAGVAFSMAHVNTRLNDFLKQPNANALKHLLPVDIESRNMRMVGDDDHHQLAHVQTNTFECGGMALGICWSHKITDGGTVSAFMRGWSDIASCSGNRVIPEYLASSLFPPMDSSITQDSLNLRMDRTSTRRFVFEASKIAELRTRGASQDVSRPTRVEVVSSLLWKCATKASRANSRDKRYSVMSQSMNIRKRTTPPLPSTTIGNLVGYYVAKMEDNNNNICMCDLVAKQRQGKTEAINNYAKKLQGKDAYSVIRELFKEAGTLLRKEDVDFFKCLSTCGDGLYDAADFGWGKPIWQSLVSLGYKNTFALSQTRDRSGIEAWVTLSEDDMTIFERDLELLSFASSNSRVVEFFRGSSQDHHN